One part of the Thermodesulfobacterium commune DSM 2178 genome encodes these proteins:
- a CDS encoding ATP-binding protein: MKASKIIEIDEELCNGCGQCVIACHEGAIAIVNGKAKLVAEEVCDGLGACIGECPTGAIKLIEKPQTSSFLPCGCPSHQIKEFIPKNQPTGATEIPSSLSHWPVKLRLVPPSAKFLKGANLLICADCVAVAYPHLHTHLLPGKKILTGCPKFDPPELYWENLSEILHQAQPNGLEIAIMEVPCCKNLVKLLLDVRKTLSQKLPFKVYTISIDGRLKDIEEV, from the coding sequence ATGAAAGCCTCTAAGATTATAGAAATAGACGAGGAACTCTGCAATGGATGTGGTCAGTGTGTAATTGCCTGCCACGAAGGGGCGATAGCTATCGTCAATGGCAAGGCTAAGCTTGTAGCAGAAGAGGTATGTGACGGGCTTGGGGCTTGCATAGGTGAATGTCCTACCGGTGCTATAAAACTTATAGAAAAACCTCAAACTTCCTCTTTCTTACCTTGTGGATGTCCCTCTCATCAAATTAAAGAGTTTATTCCTAAAAACCAACCTACTGGTGCAACCGAAATACCTTCTTCCCTTTCTCATTGGCCGGTTAAACTTAGATTAGTCCCGCCTTCTGCTAAATTTTTAAAGGGAGCTAATCTATTGATTTGTGCAGACTGTGTAGCCGTAGCTTATCCCCACCTTCATACCCATCTTCTTCCTGGCAAGAAAATCCTAACGGGATGTCCTAAGTTTGACCCACCTGAGTTATACTGGGAAAATTTATCTGAGATTTTACATCAAGCCCAACCGAATGGTTTAGAAATAGCCATCATGGAAGTGCCTTGTTGCAAAAATTTGGTTAAACTGCTCTTAGACGTAAGAAAAACTTTAAGCCAAAAACTTCCCTTTAAGGTCTACACCATTAGTATAGACGGAAGGCTTAAAGATATAGAGGAGGTTTAA
- a CDS encoding 4Fe-4S dicluster domain-containing protein: MKQDMVMPYGISSVAYEIITCFGPKGCPNAINRPLELIKTLENVLKNSQLDDFIKNKLKGQPLKPHHRFKVSISDCPNGCSQLYIADFGIHSFVKIKHDDSLCTLCDNCVISCEEGAIKKVDQKIVIDNKKCIGCGGCIKACPEGAIKETYRGYKIYVGGKLGRHPRLASFLTKASPEEVPVYLKNLIEFYQNHNEKGERVGAMIEKMGWQKVKKLLNQKS; the protein is encoded by the coding sequence ATGAAACAAGATATGGTTATGCCCTATGGAATTTCATCTGTAGCTTACGAGATTATTACCTGCTTTGGTCCAAAAGGATGTCCTAACGCTATAAACCGTCCTCTCGAGCTTATAAAAACCCTTGAAAATGTACTTAAAAACTCTCAACTGGATGATTTTATAAAAAACAAACTAAAAGGGCAACCTTTAAAACCCCATCACCGGTTTAAAGTCTCCATTTCAGACTGTCCGAACGGGTGTTCCCAGCTTTATATCGCTGACTTTGGAATCCATAGTTTTGTTAAAATAAAACACGATGATAGTTTGTGCACTCTATGTGACAATTGTGTAATTTCTTGTGAGGAAGGGGCGATTAAAAAAGTCGATCAAAAAATTGTAATAGACAATAAAAAATGTATAGGATGTGGTGGATGTATAAAAGCTTGTCCTGAAGGAGCTATAAAAGAAACCTATAGAGGTTATAAAATCTACGTCGGAGGGAAACTGGGGAGACATCCAAGACTGGCTTCCTTTTTAACCAAGGCTTCACCTGAAGAAGTTCCGGTTTACTTGAAAAACTTGATAGAGTTTTACCAAAACCACAACGAAAAAGGAGAAAGGGTGGGGGCTATGATAGAAAAGATGGGATGGCAAAAGGTAAAAAAACTTTTAAACCAAAAATCCTAA